The Cucumis melo cultivar AY chromosome 6, USDA_Cmelo_AY_1.0, whole genome shotgun sequence genome includes a region encoding these proteins:
- the LOC127150076 gene encoding uncharacterized protein LOC127150076: MASMLQKLIRKSPPSRLIAALGAQTSQNLSTPFILHQPLDFDKKSDAHSHSNLNSASTSNPSHFSQFYPSFPFGLCLPQISSTGLLPFEPDYVEQDDSRKLWADSVKKKRKRKMNKHKYKKLRKRLRRQT; the protein is encoded by the coding sequence ATGGCGTCCATGCTTCAAAAGCTCATCAGAAAATCGCCGCCCTCAAGATTAATTGCTGCTTTGGGTGCTCAGACCTCACAAAATCTCTCAACACCCTTCATTCTTCACCAGCCCCTGGATTTTGATAAGAAATCAGATGCCCATTCCCACTCTAATTTAAACTCTGCTTCTACTTCGAATCCGTCTCATTTTTCCCAGTTTTACCCTAGTTTTCCATTTGGGCTTTGCTTGCCCCAAATCTCCTCTACTGGGTTGCTTCCGTTCGAGCCCGATTATGTTGAGCAAGACGATTCTCGGAAGTTGTGGGCTGATAGcgtgaagaagaagaggaaacgGAAGATGAACAAGCATAAGTATAAGAAGCTAAGGAAGCGGCTCCGAAGACAGACATAG